One segment of Neobacillus endophyticus DNA contains the following:
- the pheS gene encoding phenylalanine--tRNA ligase subunit alpha, producing the protein MQERLKELQAQAIQQVEQSSSLKELNDIRVAYLGKKGPITEVLRGMGQLSAEERPIMGALANEVREAISSKIEAKQTELEAAAVQEKLASESIDVTLPGRPISVGNHHPLTKIIEEIEDLFIGMGYEIAEGPEVEQDYYNFEALNLPKGHPARDMQDSFYITEEILLRTHTSPVQARTMEKHQEKGPIKIICPGKVYRRDNDDATHSHQFMQIEGLVVGENIRMSDLKGTLEVFAKKIFGEDREIRLRPSFFPFTEPSVEMDISCKICGGHGCSVCKQTGWIEILGAGMVHPNVLEMAGYDSKKYTGFAFGMGPERIAMLKYGVDDIRHFYTDDVRFIKQFAKHE; encoded by the coding sequence ATGCAAGAAAGATTAAAGGAATTGCAAGCACAGGCGATTCAACAAGTCGAACAGTCTTCAAGCTTAAAAGAATTGAATGACATTCGTGTTGCTTATTTAGGCAAAAAAGGCCCGATTACGGAAGTGTTAAGAGGTATGGGGCAGCTTTCAGCTGAGGAGCGTCCTATTATGGGGGCTCTCGCAAACGAAGTAAGAGAAGCCATTTCATCTAAAATTGAAGCAAAACAAACAGAATTGGAAGCAGCTGCTGTCCAGGAGAAATTAGCTTCAGAAAGCATTGATGTGACATTGCCAGGCCGTCCGATCAGTGTAGGTAATCATCATCCGCTGACAAAAATTATTGAGGAAATTGAAGATTTATTTATCGGCATGGGTTATGAAATTGCTGAAGGTCCAGAAGTAGAACAAGACTATTATAACTTTGAAGCATTGAATTTACCAAAAGGGCATCCGGCACGAGATATGCAGGACTCGTTCTATATCACAGAAGAAATATTACTTCGTACTCATACATCTCCTGTTCAAGCAAGAACAATGGAGAAACACCAGGAAAAGGGTCCAATTAAAATCATTTGTCCTGGTAAAGTGTACCGCCGTGACAATGATGATGCGACGCATTCACACCAATTTATGCAAATTGAAGGCTTAGTGGTTGGCGAAAATATCCGAATGAGCGATCTAAAAGGCACATTAGAAGTATTTGCGAAAAAGATTTTTGGAGAAGATCGGGAAATCAGATTAAGACCAAGCTTTTTCCCATTTACAGAACCATCAGTGGAGATGGATATCTCTTGTAAAATTTGCGGCGGCCATGGCTGTAGCGTTTGTAAGCAAACTGGCTGGATTGAAATTTTAGGTGCTGGTATGGTTCATCCTAACGTCTTGGAAATGGCTGGATATGATTCAAAGAAATATACCGGATTTGCGTTTGGAATGGGACCAGAACGGATTGCCATGCTAAAGTATGGTGTCGATGATATTCGTCATTTCTATACAGATGATGTCAGGTTCATAAAACAATTCGCTAAACATGAGTAA